From Halogranum gelatinilyticum, the proteins below share one genomic window:
- a CDS encoding Cdc6/Cdc18 family protein — MREFGEEQTIFDDMDVLNPNKGYRPRELPEREMELDELHSALRPATLGSTPLNVFVYGPTGQGKTAAINLKTHQLQSFADDKGIDVTVVNVKCKGLDKSYHLLTHLVKELRGPGAELPKGHQKKALFEMVTTEIRRIGGTIILVLDEIDAIGDDDYVLYELPRLELEDVRLSIIGITNDLQFRENLNADVRSSLGEDEIEFSPYDANQLRAILARRAAKGLTDTDFVDEAAEDSRPTVATNGIDGTVLVSGVLESDVIPLAAAYAAADSGDARQAIKLLFRACRLADDAGEQFVTEQHVRDARDYIERRAVERGIDSLPTHAKIALMAVTYYTVRDDAKWIETNKLYDYHKQICSRYGVESLSDRRYREKLNNLSHSNILKKKTTGRGQGKGVTNRYSLAVGIETAIENLPNSDDRLAGGADVIRDMA; from the coding sequence ATGCGAGAGTTCGGCGAGGAGCAGACAATTTTCGACGACATGGACGTGCTGAACCCAAACAAGGGTTACCGTCCCCGTGAGCTTCCAGAGCGCGAGATGGAACTCGACGAACTCCACAGTGCCCTCCGTCCCGCCACTTTGGGGTCAACGCCGCTCAACGTATTCGTATATGGCCCCACCGGGCAGGGAAAAACGGCGGCAATCAACCTCAAAACCCACCAACTACAGAGCTTCGCCGATGACAAGGGGATCGACGTCACTGTGGTGAACGTCAAATGCAAAGGCTTGGACAAGTCCTATCACCTGCTCACCCACCTCGTGAAGGAGCTCCGAGGTCCTGGTGCCGAGCTCCCGAAGGGCCACCAAAAAAAGGCGCTCTTCGAGATGGTCACCACGGAAATCCGCAGAATTGGTGGCACTATCATATTGGTTCTTGACGAGATCGACGCCATCGGTGATGACGATTACGTACTGTACGAACTCCCCCGACTTGAGCTTGAAGACGTCCGACTCTCCATCATCGGTATCACGAACGATCTGCAGTTCCGGGAGAATCTGAATGCAGACGTTCGTTCTTCACTCGGAGAAGACGAAATCGAGTTCTCTCCTTACGACGCTAATCAACTCCGCGCAATTCTCGCCCGCCGCGCAGCGAAGGGACTCACAGATACAGACTTCGTCGACGAAGCTGCTGAGGACTCTCGCCCCACCGTCGCGACTAATGGGATTGATGGTACAGTCCTGGTTAGCGGTGTACTCGAATCGGACGTTATCCCGCTGGCAGCAGCTTATGCAGCAGCCGACTCGGGGGACGCACGTCAGGCAATCAAGTTACTCTTCCGGGCCTGCCGGCTCGCCGACGACGCTGGAGAGCAATTCGTAACGGAACAACACGTTCGTGATGCACGTGACTATATCGAACGGCGGGCTGTCGAACGAGGAATCGATTCCCTGCCGACACACGCGAAGATTGCGCTCATGGCCGTCACGTACTACACAGTTCGTGACGACGCAAAGTGGATAGAGACGAACAAGCTCTACGACTATCACAAACAAATCTGCTCTCGGTACGGCGTCGAGAGCCTCTCTGACCGTCGCTACCGAGAGAAGCTAAATAATCTCTCGCACTCGAATATCCTCAAGAAGAAGACAACTGGACGAGGACAGGGCAAGGGCGTTACGAACCGCTACTCACTCGCTGTCGGTATCGAAACCGCCATCGAGAATCTCCCCAACTCTGACGACCGGCTCGCCGGCGGCGCTGACGTCATCCGCGACATGGCGTAG